In one Watersipora subatra chromosome 6, tzWatSuba1.1, whole genome shotgun sequence genomic region, the following are encoded:
- the LOC137398418 gene encoding uncharacterized protein encodes MENVTIETDHQPLVSLFGDMFFDRLPPRLKGFKLCLQRFQFTMKHIKGAMNITADALSRYASAELNSSGVARVDEMERHVDLFVSPNGSDSRLEHLKADQRDDTTISQVIRFVEEEWPVYLSLEDTLLKPYFDRKPLLSMSKGFLMLGTRLVIPASQREQVLKDFHKRHLGVTTCQSRAKSSL; translated from the coding sequence ATGGAAAATGTTACAATAGAGACTGATCATCAACCTTTGGTATCACTGTTTGGAGATATGTTCTTCGATAGATTGCCACCTAGACTCAAGGGATTCAAGCTTTGTCTACAGAGATTTCAGTTCACGATGAAACATATCAAGGGAGCTATGAATATTACGGCAGATGCACTTTCTCGGTATGCCTCTGCAGAACTAAATAGTTCTGGTGTAGCACGAGTGGATGAGATGGAGCGTCATGTTGATTTATTTGTATCTCCTAATGGCTCCGATTCCAGATTAGAGCATCTGAAGGCTGATCAGAGAGACGACACAACTATTTCCCAGGTGATCAGATTTGTTGAAGAAGAGTGGCCTGTCTACTTGTCTTTAGAAGACACACTTCTAAAACCCTACTTTGACAGAAAACCTCTCTTGTCGATGAGTAAAGGGTTTCTGATGCTTGGTACCCGATTAGTCATCCCTGCAAGCCAAAGAGAACAAGTGTTGAAGGATTTTCATAAGAGACATCTTGGAGTCACTACATGTCAATCAAGAGCTAAGAGCAGCCTGTAG